A genomic segment from Pseudomonadota bacterium encodes:
- a CDS encoding right-handed parallel beta-helix repeat-containing protein, producing MKIKRILFLGFLVYQALTANLWAATYYVDNAAPNTSDTNPGTIQEPWRNCPGMVGWAGTATLAPGDVVKFNSSSTWKGAGGNALLEATGGVTYDGSSWGTGVRATLQAVGSFVRAIVSIQKDDPVIATVVQGFNVNGNGTSNSGMTVNWPSSVNLTGAVKRIENCDVHDLRPLKGGAARYGIKVGAIGGDTCKNVEILNTRVHDISTTGIAIYPAVNCPTCLIENVTIRGCTVGPNISQYDTWNGTGIIFKNNQDNVLLENSEIFDAVLNNVIIQDDGSGAPQKLTIRHNLIHNGPSHGITVQTPTTTIFDVYGNVIYGNGKNGIEFSTAIKGSSNRVKIYNNTLYQNTGGEINFSSSSATYALLEIKNNILYSVSGQTPLRSALGNIITAHSNNLYYRPGGGTLATVGGTSYTSLADTPTYLLVFEKSASLTDPKFVDPVRGVYSIAAGSGAIGTGVDLGFPLLNPASSWPGNIILSSQDASTGYAIGAYTAPLAQKTLMGLKVDGPGSVEENGTATYTATAIWSDGSTSAVTPEWSVSSAYAKVSIDGVVTTSSVVGDQAMTVSAGYAYGGIAKTAAMTVTIIKVPPALSGLKIDGPGSLEENGTGTYTATATWSDGSTSVVTPLWSENSAYATISADGVMTASTVPSDQIVTVSADFTADGVTKTAAIEIGITKVAISLSGLKIIGPLSVNESSSGIYAATATWSDGSTTVVTPLWSENSSYAMISTIGVLTTSAVPSDQIVTVGAGYTADGITKAASLPVSITKVTLSLSGLKIDGPTSVNENSSGTYTARATWSDGSATTVTPLWSENSTYASISSAGVLTTLSVPSDQSVTVTAGYSSGGVTKTASLTVSITKPSSGAILLFRAEAGTFTPPTMEIATAPEIPGGSYITPTVSNSGSAVYDFNITRPGTYKIVGEVYSANAASDSFRVKIDDAPEDIWDLNPEGNSALYNVWRQDEVTARGTGTFAAPQFDPLRIQLAEGPHTITISGRELNSRLAYFYLVMGPGSTELIEAESGKLTLPMKVATDAGASGGACIETTTSDSGSAVFTFDIAQPGTYKVLANTYAADSGTDSFLVSVDNGPEDIWDLNPQGDPALYNVWRQDEVTARGDGSFKAPQYDPMTVQLESGPHTITFSGREVNTRLDNFYLRKISTETEVTGIKID from the coding sequence ATGAAGATAAAACGAATATTGTTTCTCGGTTTCCTGGTTTATCAGGCGCTCACCGCAAATCTCTGGGCGGCAACGTATTATGTGGATAATGCCGCGCCGAATACCAGTGACACGAATCCGGGGACCATCCAGGAGCCGTGGCGGAACTGTCCGGGAATGGTCGGCTGGGCGGGAACGGCGACACTTGCCCCGGGAGATGTTGTAAAATTCAACAGTTCCTCCACCTGGAAGGGCGCGGGAGGCAACGCCTTGCTTGAAGCAACCGGGGGTGTCACCTATGACGGGAGTTCCTGGGGGACAGGAGTCAGGGCGACGCTGCAGGCTGTGGGATCATTCGTTCGCGCGATTGTCAGCATCCAGAAGGATGATCCCGTCATCGCAACGGTTGTGCAGGGATTTAACGTCAACGGCAACGGGACCTCGAATTCCGGGATGACGGTCAACTGGCCGTCATCCGTGAATCTGACCGGAGCGGTCAAACGGATCGAGAACTGTGATGTTCATGACCTGCGGCCACTGAAAGGCGGCGCCGCGCGATATGGGATCAAGGTCGGCGCTATCGGCGGGGATACCTGTAAAAACGTTGAGATCCTGAACACCAGGGTCCACGATATAAGCACCACCGGTATCGCAATCTATCCGGCCGTCAATTGTCCCACCTGTCTAATCGAAAATGTCACGATCCGGGGGTGCACGGTCGGTCCGAATATCAGTCAATATGACACATGGAACGGCACCGGAATCATTTTTAAGAACAATCAGGATAATGTTCTGCTCGAGAATTCGGAAATCTTCGACGCAGTATTAAATAACGTGATTATCCAGGATGATGGAAGCGGCGCCCCGCAAAAACTCACCATCCGGCACAACCTGATTCACAACGGACCGAGTCATGGAATCACGGTCCAGACCCCGACGACAACAATTTTTGACGTGTATGGAAATGTGATTTATGGAAACGGGAAAAACGGCATAGAGTTTTCCACGGCCATCAAGGGGAGTTCGAACAGGGTAAAGATTTACAACAACACCTTGTACCAGAACACGGGGGGAGAAATAAATTTCAGCAGCAGCAGCGCCACCTACGCCCTGCTGGAAATCAAAAACAATATCCTCTATTCGGTAAGCGGCCAGACCCCTCTCAGAAGCGCTCTCGGGAATATCATTACCGCGCATTCAAACAATCTTTACTATCGGCCGGGCGGGGGAACCCTTGCGACCGTAGGGGGGACAAGTTATACGTCATTAGCCGACACACCGACATACCTTCTTGTTTTTGAAAAATCAGCCAGTCTGACGGATCCGAAATTTGTTGATCCGGTGAGAGGGGTCTATTCGATAGCTGCAGGTTCCGGAGCGATCGGCACGGGCGTCGATCTCGGGTTTCCCTTGCTGAATCCTGCATCGTCATGGCCGGGAAACATTATCCTTTCCAGCCAGGATGCCTCCACCGGCTATGCGATCGGAGCGTATACCGCGCCTCTTGCCCAGAAGACCCTGATGGGCCTGAAGGTCGACGGGCCCGGCAGTGTCGAGGAGAACGGCACCGCGACGTATACCGCCACGGCGATCTGGAGCGACGGCAGCACCAGCGCCGTAACGCCTGAGTGGAGTGTGAGTTCGGCGTATGCGAAAGTCAGCATCGACGGGGTTGTGACCACCTCGTCGGTGGTCGGCGATCAGGCCATGACCGTCAGTGCCGGCTACGCCTATGGCGGAATAGCAAAAACCGCGGCCATGACGGTAACCATTATCAAAGTGCCGCCAGCTTTGAGCGGTCTGAAAATCGACGGGCCGGGCAGCCTGGAAGAGAACGGCACCGGAACCTATACCGCCACCGCCACCTGGAGTGACGGCAGCACCAGCGTGGTGACGCCGCTCTGGAGCGAGAATTCCGCGTATGCGACAATCAGCGCCGACGGGGTGATGACTGCCTCGACGGTCCCCTCCGACCAGATCGTCACCGTCAGCGCCGATTTCACTGCCGACGGGGTCACGAAAACGGCGGCCATCGAAATCGGCATTACAAAAGTGGCGATAAGCCTCAGCGGCCTGAAGATCATCGGGCCGCTCAGCGTAAACGAGAGCAGCAGCGGAATCTATGCCGCCACCGCCACCTGGAGCGACGGCAGCACCACGGTGGTGACGCCGCTCTGGAGCGAGAACTCGTCATATGCGATGATCAGCACCATCGGGGTCTTGACCACTTCAGCGGTGCCATCCGACCAGATCGTCACCGTCGGCGCCGGCTACACCGCCGACGGGATCACGAAGGCAGCGTCCCTGCCGGTAAGCATTACAAAAGTGACGCTCAGTTTGAGCGGGCTGAAGATTGACGGGCCGACCAGCGTGAATGAGAACAGCAGCGGGACCTATACGGCAAGGGCGACCTGGAGTGACGGCAGCGCCACCACGGTGACCCCCCTCTGGAGTGAGAATTCCACGTATGCGTCAATCAGTTCCGCCGGGGTGCTGACGACCTTGTCGGTGCCCTCCGACCAGAGTGTTACCGTCACCGCCGGTTATTCCTCCGGCGGGGTAACGAAAACAGCGTCGTTGACGGTAAGTATCACCAAGCCCTCTTCCGGGGCGATTCTGCTTTTCCGGGCCGAAGCGGGGACGTTCACTCCGCCGACCATGGAGATTGCCACCGCGCCGGAAATCCCCGGCGGCTCCTATATCACGCCTACCGTCAGCAATTCGGGGAGCGCCGTTTACGATTTCAATATCACCCGGCCCGGCACCTATAAAATTGTCGGGGAGGTCTATTCCGCCAATGCGGCGTCCGACTCGTTCAGGGTCAAGATTGACGATGCCCCGGAAGATATCTGGGACTTGAATCCTGAAGGGAATTCCGCCCTGTACAACGTCTGGCGGCAGGACGAGGTCACCGCCAGGGGCACGGGAACATTCGCCGCCCCGCAATTTGATCCGTTGCGAATACAGCTGGCGGAGGGGCCGCACACAATTACGATCAGCGGCCGGGAGCTGAATTCGAGGCTGGCTTATTTCTATCTGGTAATGGGACCCGGGAGTACGGAACTGATCGAGGCGGAGTCCGGAAAATTGACTCTGCCGATGAAGGTCGCGACTGATGCCGGGGCATCCGGCGGCGCCTGTATAGAAACCACGACCAGTGATTCGGGGAGCGCGGTGTTCACCTTTGATATCGCCCAACCCGGCACCTATAAAGTGCTCGCCAACACCTATGCCGCCGATTCGGGGACTGATTCCTTCCTGGTCAGTGTAGACAACGGCCCCGAGGACATCTGGGACTTGAATCCCCAGGGTGATCCTGCCCTGTACAATGTCTGGCGCCAGGATGAGGTCACCGCCCGCGGAGACGGATCATTCAAGGCGCCGCAGTATGATCCGATGACGGTGCAGCTGGAGTCCGGCCCCCACACCATTACCTTCAGCGGCCGAGAGGTCAATACGAGGCTGGATAACTTCTATCTGCGGAAAATATCGACTGAAACGGAGGTTACCGGGATAAAAATCGACTGA
- a CDS encoding glycosyltransferase family 2 protein has product MVETKIAVLMTCHNRKESTLACLDSLKGQENIDNIRLSVYLVDDGCTDGTGDAVKNRFPGTIVLQGTGDLYWGGGMRLAFGEALKKDYDFYLWLNDDSLLYPHAVRTLYTTSCRLKNETGKECIVTGAMHDAATGALTYGGSRKIRSWSPLSYRLVPPSDQPKPCEVINGNCVLVPREIAALVGNLSADFTHCGGDYDYSLRAGEHGFSSWVAPGYAGTCSRNSLKGSLKDNSLPFQKRVDRLTRPNAMIPAAEWMLFIKRHGGRLWPIYWLRTFIRKQFPWLWVLLRSRKVYESR; this is encoded by the coding sequence ATGGTTGAAACAAAAATTGCCGTCCTGATGACCTGCCACAATCGCAAAGAATCAACCCTTGCCTGCCTCGACAGTTTAAAAGGCCAGGAGAACATCGACAACATCCGCCTGAGCGTATACCTGGTTGACGATGGCTGCACGGACGGCACCGGAGATGCGGTGAAAAACCGTTTCCCCGGGACCATCGTTCTGCAGGGTACGGGAGACCTCTACTGGGGAGGGGGAATGAGGTTGGCCTTCGGGGAGGCGCTGAAAAAAGACTACGACTTCTACTTATGGCTCAACGATGATTCCCTGCTTTACCCCCATGCCGTCCGGACCCTGTACACCACTTCATGTCGCCTAAAAAATGAGACCGGCAAAGAGTGTATTGTCACCGGGGCGATGCACGATGCGGCAACCGGGGCATTGACCTACGGCGGGAGCAGGAAGATCAGGTCCTGGAGCCCGTTGTCATACAGGCTGGTTCCCCCCTCTGATCAACCAAAACCCTGTGAGGTGATCAACGGCAACTGCGTCCTGGTGCCGCGGGAGATCGCGGCTCTTGTCGGCAATCTGAGTGCGGACTTCACCCACTGCGGCGGAGACTATGATTACAGCCTCCGTGCCGGAGAGCATGGCTTTTCAAGCTGGGTCGCTCCCGGATATGCGGGAACCTGCTCGAGAAACAGCCTGAAAGGTTCGCTTAAGGACAATTCCCTCCCGTTTCAGAAACGTGTTGACCGTTTGACCAGACCCAACGCGATGATCCCGGCCGCGGAGTGGATGCTGTTTATAAAACGGCACGGGGGGAGATTATGGCCGATTTACTGGCTGCGAACTTTCATTCGCAAGCAGTTCCCCTGGCTGTGGGTTCTGCTGCGCTCCAGAAAAGTTTATGAATCTCGCTAA
- a CDS encoding sulfotransferase: MKPIFIFSLPRSGSTLLQRILATSGQVATVSEPWLLLPFACTLKADGVKSQYGHGYAVKAIRDFYQQLPNGRRDYLDELRAFALNLYQKNSPPGSRYFLDKTPRYHLIVNEIFEIFPEAKFVFLWRNPLAVIASIINSWCKGKWKPQVWQLDLYDGSRNLINAYNEHSSQVHALQYERLVQSPARELKRLCDYLELEYTGKMIESFQDVSLEGSLGDKTGIREYQVLSDNSLAKWQKTFNNPFRRRWAIRYLAWLGEEHLHAMGYSLGDLTALVSKKTDLNLDGMFSDLLRSALYPPVNFLLSRRERKTPPAGHLY, encoded by the coding sequence ATGAAACCGATCTTCATCTTCAGCCTGCCACGGTCCGGCTCCACCCTGCTGCAACGGATCCTGGCCACCTCCGGGCAGGTCGCGACGGTGTCCGAACCATGGCTGCTGCTCCCTTTCGCCTGCACCTTGAAGGCCGACGGCGTCAAGTCGCAGTACGGACACGGGTATGCGGTCAAGGCGATCCGGGATTTTTATCAGCAACTTCCAAATGGACGCCGGGATTATCTCGATGAACTACGGGCTTTCGCCTTAAATCTGTATCAGAAGAACTCTCCTCCCGGGAGCAGATATTTTCTGGATAAAACCCCGAGATACCATTTGATCGTCAATGAAATTTTCGAGATCTTCCCGGAAGCCAAATTCGTATTCCTGTGGCGTAACCCCCTGGCCGTCATTGCCTCAATCATCAACAGCTGGTGCAAGGGAAAATGGAAGCCGCAGGTCTGGCAGCTGGACCTGTACGACGGGAGCAGGAACCTCATCAATGCCTACAACGAGCATTCTTCGCAGGTCCATGCCTTGCAGTACGAACGCCTTGTCCAGTCACCCGCCCGGGAGTTGAAACGGCTATGCGACTATCTGGAACTTGAATACACCGGAAAGATGATCGAGTCGTTTCAGGATGTCAGCCTGGAAGGCAGCCTGGGAGACAAGACCGGCATCAGGGAATATCAAGTTTTGAGCGACAACTCCCTCGCCAAGTGGCAGAAGACCTTCAACAACCCCTTTCGCCGGCGTTGGGCCATCCGCTATCTGGCTTGGCTGGGCGAGGAACATCTCCATGCCATGGGGTACAGCCTGGGCGATTTAACTGCCCTCGTGTCGAAGAAAACCGACCTGAACCTGGACGGCATGTTTTCCGACCTGCTCAGATCGGCCCTCTACCCTCCCGTAAATTTCCTGCTGTCGCGGAGAGAAAGAAAGACGCCACCCGCCGGACACCTCTACTGA
- a CDS encoding oligosaccharide flippase family protein, whose protein sequence is MDDAIKRNLFSGGLWVVGLKILALPIGLILVALLTRMLSAEEMGVYFLCVSLMDFLVLFSLLGMERSIVRIISGSLALAMPGRARQAIRRTLSIGALSAMVAAALLLSGFGRFVSVRIFNSVVMGELISYLAVWLALVTLQRLIAESFRGLHDTRLATLFDGLIPNFLYIAVLATLFLLEVKIDINTALLILICTYAVNILAGSAALFQSTSRLSGAGSIHASEILKTSWPFCFSAIFLTGLQQGHLWLLGYYSTAESVALYGAAWRVVILLTATLQIVRLVIPAMVAKLYAEKKHADLEKVLRSTATIAGVPSIIALLFILIFGKTILHHLYGESYAGGNLILTILAVANIINLCTGVPGVLLMMSSKEKVLLAISIFSGSLSILVSFVLIGRYDYIGVAIGAGTGIAVQNLLMAGYCLKKMRINTFISLKEICLFKENLLSVIAVGRQRFLLKTNYQRNA, encoded by the coding sequence ATGGATGATGCAATCAAACGAAATTTATTTTCAGGAGGGTTGTGGGTCGTCGGGCTGAAAATCCTGGCCCTGCCGATCGGCCTCATCCTGGTCGCCCTGCTGACCAGAATGCTTTCGGCAGAGGAGATGGGAGTCTATTTCCTCTGTGTAAGCCTCATGGATTTCCTGGTGCTCTTTTCCTTGCTGGGGATGGAACGGTCGATTGTCCGCATTATCTCCGGGTCACTGGCCCTGGCGATGCCGGGGCGGGCCCGGCAGGCAATCCGCAGGACATTGTCGATCGGAGCGTTGTCGGCCATGGTGGCCGCCGCACTGCTTCTTTCAGGGTTCGGCCGGTTTGTGTCGGTCAGGATATTCAATTCAGTCGTGATGGGCGAACTCATCTCCTACCTCGCAGTATGGTTGGCCCTGGTGACCCTGCAGAGGTTGATCGCCGAGTCTTTCCGGGGCCTGCACGACACCAGACTTGCCACCCTGTTTGACGGACTGATTCCAAACTTTCTCTACATTGCAGTGCTGGCAACACTTTTCCTGCTGGAGGTGAAAATAGACATCAATACCGCCTTGTTGATCCTGATCTGCACCTACGCGGTAAATATTCTGGCAGGTTCGGCGGCGTTATTTCAAAGCACTTCCCGCTTGAGTGGCGCCGGGTCGATTCATGCCTCCGAAATACTGAAGACTTCATGGCCGTTCTGCTTCTCGGCCATTTTCCTGACCGGCCTGCAGCAAGGCCACCTCTGGCTGCTCGGATATTACAGCACCGCCGAAAGCGTCGCATTATACGGCGCCGCCTGGAGGGTGGTGATTCTGCTCACGGCAACCCTGCAAATTGTGAGACTGGTCATTCCGGCCATGGTCGCCAAGCTGTATGCCGAAAAAAAACATGCCGACCTTGAAAAAGTCCTCAGAAGCACCGCGACGATTGCCGGGGTGCCATCGATAATCGCCCTGCTGTTCATCCTGATTTTCGGAAAAACCATACTGCATCATCTCTATGGAGAGAGTTATGCCGGCGGCAACCTGATCTTAACCATTCTGGCAGTTGCCAATATCATCAACCTCTGCACCGGCGTGCCGGGGGTGCTCCTGATGATGTCTTCAAAGGAGAAGGTGCTTCTGGCAATCTCCATCTTCAGCGGTTCTTTAAGCATTCTGGTGAGCTTTGTCCTGATCGGCCGCTACGATTATATCGGGGTTGCCATCGGGGCAGGGACGGGCATCGCTGTCCAGAATCTGCTGATGGCCGGTTATTGCCTGAAAAAAATGAGGATCAATACCTTTATCAGCCTGAAGGAGATCTGCCTTTTCAAGGAAAATCTCTTGTCGGTCATCGCCGTCGGCAGGCAGAGATTTCTCCTCAAGACAAATTATCAGCGCAATGCCTGA
- a CDS encoding O-antigen ligase family protein yields the protein MVEKIVMALVIPFGLLCLIRPFYLLYLLPTIMVLGFAPSVSYEKTPLLRIGSINLFITDYLILILLFLLTVMVAKNLFFKRHLLEGLIEGRINKLVLLFFLWSIFIGFLSYGKGFALQNILRNLSTEALMFIAVLVPTIPDIELKKEKFFRYSIFLGLLLVLFSLWKYFTHDVEFTSSGTRRTLLGNTVVIFMLPICYMLFYSRYYRLHRMLACTMIAFLAIGIALTGHRSGFVTLAFVLFFYFTTRDFKMLEYIWVPTAGIAMVILTVLIASMLQITPGKSLAGDMLLRIGDTLNLENKTTVERLSKWDDSLEITRRYPLLGLGRFPVHTDSITEDSNLKLKESFADFNRATHNMFAEQLANTGLLGLSVMIFFLYGIFRQFKNLPARDRRYADFLKTYLWSLLVFSQFNTSFTDPLGKIFFFIVLGFFNARLLQEQTGIQPVHSAPVFYRNFLKTPGEAHRSNG from the coding sequence ATGGTGGAAAAGATCGTCATGGCGCTTGTCATCCCCTTCGGCCTGCTGTGCCTGATCAGGCCTTTTTACCTCCTGTACCTGCTGCCGACGATCATGGTCCTGGGCTTTGCCCCGTCGGTGAGCTACGAAAAGACCCCGCTCTTACGAATCGGCTCCATCAATCTTTTCATCACCGACTACCTGATCCTGATCCTGTTGTTCCTCCTGACCGTCATGGTGGCCAAGAACCTGTTTTTCAAACGCCACCTTCTGGAAGGCCTGATAGAGGGGCGGATCAACAAACTGGTGCTCCTCTTTTTTCTCTGGTCGATTTTTATCGGTTTTCTTTCCTACGGCAAAGGCTTCGCGCTCCAGAATATCCTGCGGAACCTCTCCACCGAAGCGCTGATGTTTATCGCCGTCCTGGTCCCGACCATCCCCGATATTGAGCTGAAAAAGGAAAAGTTCTTCAGGTACAGCATCTTTCTCGGGCTGCTGCTGGTTCTCTTCTCCTTATGGAAATACTTTACCCATGACGTCGAATTCACCAGCAGCGGCACCCGGCGGACCCTGCTCGGCAACACCGTCGTGATTTTCATGCTGCCCATCTGCTACATGCTCTTTTACAGCCGATACTACCGGCTGCACCGGATGCTCGCCTGCACCATGATCGCTTTCCTGGCGATCGGCATTGCCCTGACCGGCCATCGTTCAGGCTTTGTGACCCTCGCCTTTGTCCTTTTCTTCTACTTCACAACCAGGGATTTCAAAATGCTCGAGTACATCTGGGTGCCGACCGCCGGTATCGCAATGGTCATCCTGACGGTCCTGATTGCATCGATGCTGCAGATCACCCCCGGCAAATCACTTGCCGGCGACATGCTGCTGCGGATCGGCGACACCCTCAACCTGGAAAACAAAACCACCGTGGAGAGGCTCTCGAAATGGGACGACTCCCTTGAAATCACCAGACGCTATCCGCTCCTCGGCCTGGGGCGGTTCCCGGTCCATACCGACTCGATCACCGAAGACTCCAACCTGAAACTGAAGGAATCATTCGCCGACTTCAACCGGGCGACCCACAACATGTTCGCGGAACAACTCGCCAACACCGGACTGCTTGGGTTGTCGGTGATGATCTTTTTCCTGTATGGCATCTTCAGGCAGTTTAAAAATCTTCCCGCCCGGGACCGGCGATATGCCGATTTCCTGAAGACCTATCTCTGGTCGCTTCTTGTCTTCAGTCAGTTCAACACCTCTTTCACCGATCCGCTGGGAAAGATATTTTTCTTCATCGTTCTTGGTTTCTTCAACGCCCGGCTGCTGCAAGAACAAACCGGCATCCAGCCTGTTCACAGCGCCCCGGTTTTTTACCGCAATTTTTTAAAAACTCCCGGAGAGGCCCATCGTTCCAATGGATGA
- a CDS encoding glycosyltransferase, with protein sequence MLKRNKMLTGQNIICFGSSSWQYPGLQQTTMRLLADKNRILYVNALGSRNVSLKLSQCRFYFNRIKRQFQKNPVTTDGTVVCNPFVIPFVYNPLATRCNRALLRAQFHRLLPKINFRDYILWVGTPSAAPFLDLFNPALTIYNPVDRYRAFSFVNGEKIRAYEKLIGARADAVICTSDAIRNDMAEFNRHAFAVTHGVDVDHFHSALSREYRLEDLEKLPKPIIGFFGGLSERVNYHLLGRIARRYPDASLVLIGKQLHSLAELEGLKNVHLLGYRDFDLLPQYMKHFSVCLIPYHVNELMEAVDPIKLREYLCQGKPVVSVDLPEVRKLAELVYIGRDEEEFVAMVGRALEEKDPALVEERIKTARRSEWSVKIAEISAIVNDAFMRKNRVQ encoded by the coding sequence ATGTTGAAAAGGAACAAGATGCTGACCGGACAGAATATCATATGTTTCGGGTCCTCATCCTGGCAATATCCGGGGCTGCAGCAGACCACCATGCGCCTGCTGGCAGATAAAAACAGGATCCTCTACGTCAACGCCCTCGGCAGCCGCAATGTTTCCCTGAAGCTGTCCCAGTGCCGCTTTTATTTCAACAGGATCAAAAGGCAGTTCCAGAAGAACCCGGTCACAACGGACGGCACCGTGGTCTGCAATCCCTTCGTCATCCCTTTTGTCTACAACCCGCTGGCGACCAGATGCAACCGGGCGCTCCTCCGGGCGCAATTTCACCGGTTGCTGCCGAAGATCAACTTCCGCGATTACATCTTATGGGTGGGCACCCCATCGGCCGCCCCCTTTCTCGATCTGTTCAACCCCGCTCTGACCATCTACAACCCGGTCGACCGCTACCGCGCCTTCTCCTTTGTCAACGGCGAGAAGATCCGGGCCTACGAAAAACTGATCGGCGCCCGGGCGGATGCGGTCATCTGCACCTCCGATGCGATCAGAAACGACATGGCCGAGTTCAACCGCCACGCCTTTGCCGTTACCCACGGGGTGGATGTCGATCATTTCCATTCCGCGCTGTCCCGGGAATACCGGCTGGAAGACCTTGAGAAACTGCCCAAACCGATCATCGGCTTTTTCGGCGGCCTTTCGGAACGGGTCAACTACCACCTGCTCGGCAGGATCGCCCGCCGCTATCCGGACGCGAGCCTCGTCCTGATCGGCAAGCAACTGCACAGCCTGGCCGAACTGGAAGGCCTGAAAAATGTCCATCTTCTCGGGTACCGGGACTTCGATCTGCTGCCCCAGTACATGAAACACTTTTCGGTCTGCCTGATCCCCTACCATGTCAACGAACTCATGGAGGCGGTCGACCCCATCAAGCTGCGGGAATACCTGTGCCAGGGCAAACCGGTGGTCAGCGTCGATCTGCCGGAGGTCAGGAAGCTTGCAGAGCTGGTCTACATCGGCAGGGACGAGGAAGAGTTCGTCGCCATGGTGGGCAGGGCCCTGGAGGAAAAGGACCCTGCGCTTGTGGAAGAACGGATCAAGACCGCCCGCCGGAGCGAGTGGTCGGTGAAGATCGCGGAAATATCGGCAATCGTGAACGACGCTTTTATGCGGAAAAACCGGGTGCAGTAG
- a CDS encoding mannose-1-phosphate guanylyltransferase/mannose-6-phosphate isomerase — protein MITPIILAGGSGTRLWPLSRELYPKQLLQLVGDQSLLQQTVLRLNNFPDAAPPIVVCNDEHRFLVAEQLRKVSAAPAAILLEPVGRNTAPATAVAAIHALAANGGTPLLLVLPADHLIQDTKTFCDAVLAAMPVAETGKLVTFGIVPDKAETGYGYIRQGKAVGNFPAGKHTCFAIEEFIEKPDPDLARLYFKSDRYLWNSGMFLFRADSFLEELDQFAPEMVAWCRKAHATLKSDLDFQRLDREAFAACPADSIDYAVMEKTCRGVVVPVAPGWSDIGSWSALWEVGDKDPENNVTRGDVVAHDTHDSYLHAQHRLLTTVGVKDHIIIETADAVLVAHKNKVQDVKKIVSRLTAGRRPETNFHRQVFRPWGSYESITTGDRFQVKRIIVNPNAVLSLQKHHHRAEHWIVVKGTAKITRNQETFILSENESTFIPLGHTHRLENPGVIPMELIEVQSGSYLGEDDIVRFTDNYGRANLSPSGAKGGEAGKMETRGTRPRPAPAGGGMRVPPHRHDSPVIHQS, from the coding sequence ATGATCACTCCGATAATCCTCGCCGGGGGCTCCGGCACCAGACTCTGGCCGCTGTCCCGGGAACTCTATCCCAAGCAGCTCCTGCAGCTCGTGGGCGACCAGTCACTTCTGCAGCAGACGGTTCTGCGGCTGAACAATTTTCCGGACGCCGCACCGCCGATCGTCGTCTGCAACGACGAACACCGTTTTCTGGTTGCGGAACAGCTGCGCAAGGTGTCGGCAGCGCCTGCCGCAATCCTTCTGGAACCGGTCGGCCGCAACACCGCGCCGGCCACCGCCGTGGCGGCGATCCACGCCCTTGCCGCCAACGGCGGGACCCCGCTCCTTCTGGTCCTGCCCGCCGACCACCTGATCCAAGACACCAAAACCTTTTGCGACGCGGTCCTCGCCGCGATGCCGGTGGCCGAAACGGGGAAGCTGGTCACCTTCGGGATCGTCCCGGACAAGGCGGAAACGGGATACGGCTATATCAGGCAGGGCAAGGCGGTCGGGAACTTTCCGGCCGGCAAGCACACGTGTTTTGCGATTGAAGAATTTATTGAAAAGCCGGATCCGGATCTCGCCCGGCTTTATTTCAAGAGCGACAGGTACCTCTGGAATTCCGGCATGTTTCTTTTCCGCGCCGACTCTTTTTTGGAGGAGCTGGATCAATTCGCGCCGGAGATGGTCGCCTGGTGCCGGAAAGCCCATGCCACCCTGAAAAGCGACCTTGATTTCCAGCGGCTGGACCGGGAGGCGTTTGCCGCCTGCCCGGCCGATTCCATCGACTATGCGGTCATGGAGAAGACCTGCAGGGGGGTGGTGGTGCCGGTGGCCCCCGGCTGGAGCGACATCGGTTCCTGGTCGGCATTGTGGGAGGTCGGCGACAAGGACCCGGAAAACAATGTGACCCGGGGCGATGTGGTTGCCCACGACACCCATGACTCATATCTCCACGCCCAGCACCGGCTGCTGACCACCGTGGGGGTGAAGGACCACATCATCATTGAAACCGCCGACGCCGTGCTGGTCGCCCACAAGAACAAGGTGCAGGACGTGAAGAAGATCGTGAGCCGCCTCACCGCCGGCAGACGGCCGGAGACCAACTTCCACCGTCAGGTCTTCCGCCCCTGGGGCTCGTACGAAAGCATCACCACCGGCGACCGCTTTCAGGTCAAAAGGATTATCGTGAACCCCAACGCCGTTCTCTCCCTGCAGAAGCACCACCACCGGGCGGAACACTGGATCGTGGTGAAAGGGACCGCCAAAATCACCAGAAACCAGGAGACCTTTATCCTGAGCGAAAACGAATCCACCTTCATTCCACTGGGGCACACCCACCGCCTCGAAAACCCCGGGGTGATCCCGATGGAGCTGATCGAGGTGCAGAGCGGCTCCTACCTGGGCGAGGATGATATTGTCCGATTCACCGACAACTACGGCCGGGCGAATTTGTCTCCATCCGGCGCCAAAGGCGGCGAGGCGGGAAAGATGGAGACCCGCGGCACCCGGCCCCGCCCCGCTCCGGCAGGGGGAGGGATGCGTGTCCCACCGCACCGGCACGATTCGCCGGTCATCCATCAATCCTGA